A single Biomphalaria glabrata chromosome 2, xgBioGlab47.1, whole genome shotgun sequence DNA region contains:
- the LOC106058785 gene encoding uncharacterized protein LOC106058785, with protein sequence MKRALVLLLFLAVVSASRYGGRGGYGGNRGYHVVYTGRYSNYRPVFTGHRSYAYAGGRSYSGGNTQVASASVGGSAATKGKDVDVKNKGEEDLDTYPSFVYPSPESYQPPVKSGY encoded by the exons ATGAAGCGTGCCCTAGTCCTTCTTCTCTTTCTTGCTGTGGTCAGTGCTAGCCGATATGGCGGTAGG GGTGGCTATGGAGGTAATCGAGGCTATCACGTGGTCTACACTGGTCGCTACAGCAACTACCGGCCCGTCTTCACTGGACACAGAAGCTACGCCTATGCAGGAGGAAGATCTTACTCTGGAGGAAATACCCAAGTCGCAAGTGCAAGTGTAGGCGGCAGTGCTGCAACCAAAGGCAAGGACGTCgatgtgaaaaacaaaggcGAGGAAGATCTTGATACATATCCCAGCTTTGTCTATCCGTCACCGGAGAGCTATCAACCGCCCGTCAAATCtggttattaa
- the LOC106058786 gene encoding probable serine/threonine-protein kinase clkA, with amino-acid sequence MILVILCGLLATVSAGYDTAYNKKYDSYKGGQQVNGVYGSSQYQNNNQGNLYKGDYVSKVDYAGKADYAGKVDYASKVDSTGKTTNSLKDNTDDDVYEDTYAFLVNGYSSTSKEDYSIKISASSPGYGKENNNANVNQGYNNANYGKNNYNAPSSDYYGPEYNNNKIGYLARPNY; translated from the exons ATGATTCTTGTTATACTTTGCGGTTTGCTTGCCACTGTCAGCGCTGGATATGACACG gcatACAACAAAAAGTATGACAGTTATAAAGGTGGCCAGCAGGTCAACGGAGTCTATGGTTCAAGCCAATATCAAAATAACAACCAGGGAAACCTTTACAAAGGCGACTACGTCAGCAAAGTTGACTACGCTGGCAAGGCCGACTACGCCGGTAAAGTAGACTACGCCAGCAAAGTTGACTCCACAGGCAAAACCACCAACTCCCTTAAAGATAATACCGATGACGACGTCTATGAGGACACCTATGCTTTTCTTGTCAATGGCTATAGTTCTACTAGCAAGGAGGACTACTCTATTAAAATAAGCGCCAGTTCCCCAGGTTACggtaaagaaaacaacaatgCCAACGTCAACCAAGGTTACAACAATGCCAACTACGgcaaaaataattacaatgctCCATCCTCAGACTACTATGGCCCAGagtataacaataataaaataggATATTTGGCAAGACCCAACTATTAA